CGCTACTCTACGGGGATGCGGCGGTCGGACGAAGCCGAGGCGGCGCTTCAAGAAATTCTCAAGACCATCAATGTGCCGCTCTAAGAGTTTGTAGTTATGAACCGGCAAGCGTGGCGCGATTTCTTCATCACTGTCTTTTTCCTCGGCGTTGCTTTTCTGGTGGCGTTGCTCAGCTCGGTCGCCGCCGACCAGCGCAATACGCAACTGGCGACGATTGCCGCCGCCGTGTCACTGGTGCTGGCCTTGCTCGGCGCGCTCTACATCATCCCGCGGCTGGCGCGTAATGTGCGGCTTGAAATCCTGCGCTTCGCCATCCGCACGACGGTGACGGTCGAGGGCTTGCTGTTCATCGTCTTTCTGGTGATCATCGGCTTTGCCGCCTGGAACACCGGCAACAATCTGCTCTACCTGATTCTCTCGGCGATGCTCGCCTTTCTGATTGCCGCCAACCTGATCGGGCGAGTGTCGCTCGCCGGCGTCGCCGTGCAATTGCGCTTTCCCGATCATATCTATGCCGGCGAATCGGCCAGCATCAGCGTCACCTTGCTCAACCACAAGCGCGTGCTGCCGAGCTTCAGCGTCCTGGTCGAGGCGCTCTCGGAGCCGCGCGAAGCGCGGGACGTGACGGCGCGGCGACGCGGCGACGCGGATAAAGGGGACGCGGCGACGCGGCGACGCGGCGACGCGGAGAAAGAGGAGAAAGACGGGCTAGCCAGTGATGACAAGGTGAAACTCGCCGCGTCGCTGCGTCCCCGCGTCGCCGCGTCGTTCCTGCCGCCGGCGTTGTTAGAGATTGGTAAGCTGGCTTACTTTGTCCTCGTGCCGGCGGGCGCGTCGGGGCGGCATCGCATCGAGCGGACATTCGCGCGCCGCGGACGTTACCCCATCACAGGCTTTCGCCTGGCGACCAAGTTCCCCGCCGGGTTCTTCAAGAAGTGGCGGCGCATTGATGCGCGCGGCGAGCTGATCGTCTACCCCAAGCCGCAGCCGCTCAGCGATTTTTACCACTCGCTGCCGATGCTCGCGGGGCGCATCGAGAGCCGGGCGCGCGGCTCGGGCGACGACCTCTACGCCATCCGCCGCTACCAGACCTCGGATCACCAGCGCAACATTGACTGGAAGGCGACCGCCAAGGCGCAACAGATGATGGTGCGCGAGCACACCCGCGAAGACGAGTGGCGATTGACTATCGTTTTCGACACCATGGCGCCGCCCGATCTGGCCGCCTTACGGACGAACGAGCCGGATAAAAAGTCGCAAGACAACGGCACCGCCGAGCCTGACGAAGAGCGGCAGCGCCTGGCCGCCGCCTTCCAAGAAAAATTCGAGCGCGCCATCGTCGAAGCCGCGTCATTCGCCAATCACTTTATTTTGGAGCGCGCCGAGGTGGAACTGATCACCCCGGAGGAGCGCTACAACGTCGGTTCGGGCGCCGGCTACGAGCAGCTTTATAAAATCCTGCGTGTGCTGGCGACGTTGCAACCGACGGTTTATGCGGTAGAGACAGAAGAGGCCGCCGAGGCCGCGCCGGCCCCGCGTCGCCTCTTCAAACGGCGGCCCCGCGCGGTCGCTGCAAGCGCCGGCGAAGCGGCGGCGATGCCGCGCGCCGCCGGCCAGATCAGTTGGCGCTTGCTCGACGAATTGCCGGTGCTGGGCGACGAACGGCGTTTTAAGGTGCTGATCACTTCGGCGGCCAAGGGCACGATCCCGGCGCACATCTGGCGCAGCGCCCACGTCGTGTTCATGGATGACCTCTGAGAGAGGAGGCAGTAGGCAGGAAGCAGGAGGCAGTGATGAGTAATGAGTGATGAGTGAATCGGCTCCCCACTCATTACTCATCACTCATCACTGCTTTTCCTGCCTCCTGCTTCCTGCCTACTGCCTACTGATATGGAGACGTACTTTCGCATCACTTCCTACGCGCTGGTGGCGACGGCGTTTCTGGCGCTGGCGCTGACCGGGCAGCTCGACGGCGCATCAATGATCTTGTATGCGGCGGCTATCGGCGCGAGCTTCGTGCGCGACCACCGCCGTCGGAATGATGAGGACCACCAGGGCGTCGCGGTGTCGCGCTGGCGCATGTGGGCGTGGCGCGGGCTGGTGGCGCTCTACCTGCCGTTCTTATTTTTCGATGCCGCTGTGCTGACGAACCGCGTGCTGGCGCTCGTCCACCTGGCGCTGTTCGCGTCGGCGATGAAGCTCTTGCAGGCGAAGCGCGACCGCGACTGGGTCTTTCTTTATGTGATCGCGTTTTTCATGATGCTGCTGTCGGCGGGCCTGACCTTCAATGCGACGTTCGTCGCTTCGCTCGTCCTATTCCTTTTCTTCTTCGTGTCGTCGCTCGCGGCCTTCGAGGTGCGCCGCGCCCAGCGCGAGATCGAAGCCTCTCAAGACGAAATCATCGCCCCGATCAAGGCGTTGAAGCGGCGCGCCGGGGGCGAAGTCACGACCAGCCCGCGCCGCCGCGTGCGCTATCTGCTGGGGGCGTCCTTCGCCCAGGTCGCGATTGTGGCGGTGCTGACGTTGCCGTTTTTCTTTATGATCCCGCGCTTCGGCGGCGGCATCACGCAGGGCTTTTCCGAAACCCCGGCAACCGGCTTCTCGAACACCGTCGAGCTTGGGCAGGTGGCGCGCATCAAGAAAAGTCAGCAGGTCGTGATGCGCGTTCAGCTCGACCGCAATCCGGGCCGTTACCTGCGCTGGCGCGGCGTCGCCCTCGACCAGTATGAGAACAACACCTGGAAAGTCGGCGGCGCGATGAACCGGGTTCAGACCTGGGATAATATCAAGAATAGCGGCGCGACCGAGAGCGCCGCGCCTTTGGAATGGACTTACCCGCTAGAGAAGACGGCACCGCCACGCGAAACGCTTCCCGAGCAGAAGATCATCCTTGAGCCGCTCGACACGCCGACCCTGTTTGCGGCACAGAAGGCGCTCTATCTGCGCGGCCCGATGAGCAGTCTGCACCGCGACAGCTATACCGGCGCGCTCTGGACCGGGGGCGCCTTCAAGCGGCGCATCGTTTATTCGGTCTGGTCTGATCTGAGCCTGCCCAGTGAGCAGGAATTGCGCGCTGAGACGCTGACGGATTTGCCGGACGACATGAAACGAATGTACGTCCTGCCATGGCTGCAACTGCCGCGCAAGCTCGACCTGCGTATTCGCCAGGAGGCGCACCGGGTCGTCCATGAGGCCGGGGCCGTGACGCCATTCGACAAGGCGAAGGCGATTGAAACGTATCTGAAAACACGCTTCGGCTACACGCTCGACCTGAAGATCAACAGCGAAGACCCGCTGGCCGAGTTTCTATTCGACGTCCGCGAAGGGCACTGCGAATACTTCGCCTCGGCGATGGTCGTCATGCTGCGCACGCTGGGCATCCCGGCGCGCATCGTCAATGGTTTTCAGATGGGCGAGTACAACGATGTCAATCGCATGTTCACGGTGCGCGAGAGCGACGCGCACTCGTGGGTCGAAGTCTATTTCCCGCACGCCGGCACCTGGGTCGAGTTCGACCCAACGCCGGCCGCCGGCATCAACGACTATTCGCAGGGCGGCTTGCTCGCGCGCTTCCGCAAGTACATGGATGCGATGGAGGTCTTCTGGCTCGACTACATCGTCACGCTTGACAGCGACGAGCAGGCATCGATCATCGTCGGCTTGCAGCGGCGGCTGGCGGCAGTCAAAGACCGTATGATGGCTTACTATAACAGCGCCAAGCAATGGACACGGCAGGCGCTGAGCTTCGTGATGGCGCGCGACTGGCAGACGGTTGACTGGCTGAAGCTCGCCGCCCTGCTGTTGCTTGTCTTAATGGGCGGCGGCACGCTTTACGTGCTGCGCCACATGAAGCAATGGAGCCTGGCGCCGACCGGCTACGGCCCGTGGTGGCACCGCTGGTTCATTCTGCCGACGTGGAAACACCGGCGCCGCGCGCGCGGCGATGGGCGCGAATGCGCGGTCATGTTTTACGAGCAGATGCTGGCCATCGCCAATCGCGCCGGGCTGCGCAAGCCCGCCGATCAGACGCCGATGGAATTTGCCTCGACCAGCGGCTCTGAAGCCATCTCTGAAATCACCCGGCTTTACAACCGTGTGCGCTTCGGCGGCGCGGCGCTCGACGAAACCGAAAGCCGCCGCGTATCCGAGCTGCTCGGCGAATTGAAGCGCCACCTGCGAAAAGCAGGGAGCAGGAAAGGCAGGAATGAGTGATGAGTGATGAGTGATGGGTCGGGGACCGCTTCATCCATCACTCATCCTTTATCACTCATCACGGCCTACTGTCCCCTATCCGCCGAATTTGACAACCACCGGCGCGCCACTTAGCATACTTCGCATCAATAACGAGAAGAGGAATTCAAGGGGTATGAAGATTTTCGATGTGACCGTCCCGATCTCGAAGGATATGCCGGTTTATCCCGGCGATCCGGCGGTGAAGATTGAGCGCAAAGCGACGATTGATAAGAAAGAGGCAAAGTATAATTTGAGCCGTTACTCGTTCAACTCGCACGTCGGCACGCACGTTGATGCGCCCTTTCACTTCATCGCCGATGGCAAGACGGTTGACCAGTTGCCGCTTGAAATATTGATCGGTCGCACACGCGTCGTCGAAGTGACCGCGCCGCGCATCGATGAAGCAGCGCTCAAAGAGTTCACTTTTACGGCGGACGCGCGCGTGCTGTTTAAGACGCGCAACTCGTACCTCTGGAGCCAGCCGCGCTTCGTCGAAGATTACGTTTACATTACGCCGGGAGCGGCCCGCGCCCTGGTCAATGAGGGGATTAAGCTCGTCGGCATCGATTATCTTTCGGTTGAACAGTATGGCAGCGACACGTTCGAAACGCACCTGACACTGCTCGGGGCCGGCACGCTGATTATCGAAGGGCTTGACCTGCGCGAAGTCGAGCCGGGCGATTATGAGATGATCTGCCTGCCGATGAAGATTCAGGGCGGCGACGGCAGCCCGGCCCGCGTCATCCTCAGACAGTAAACCGTGACAGGTGACAGATGCCAAGAAGTGATGAGCGATGAGCAGAAAGTGATGAGTGCGGAGAGCGAAGCGTACAGCGCGTCTGCTTACTCATCACTCATTACTCATTACTCATCACTTCCTTTTTGCCACTCGTCACTCGTCACTCGTCACTTATGAAAGACGAAGACCTGATCCAGCTTGCCAGCGACCATCGCGTCATCGCCGTCGTGCGCACGCGGTCGGCAGAGACCGCTTTGCGCGCCTCGGAAGCGGCCATCATCGCGGGGGTCAAGCTGGTCGAAGTCGCGCTCACGACGCCCGGCAGCTTTCGCGTCATCGCTGACCTGCGCCGTCAGTACGGCGACCGCGCGGCTATCGGCGCCGGGTATGTGATGAGCCAGGATCAAATTGATCGCGCCATCAAGAGCAGTGCGCAATTCATCTCGATGCCGCACACCAGCGCGCCGCTCATTGATGCCTGCCGCAAGCGGCGCGTGCCGCCGGTCATCGGCGCGCTGACGCCGACCGAAATC
The DNA window shown above is from Blastocatellia bacterium and carries:
- a CDS encoding DUF3488 and transglutaminase-like domain-containing protein, whose amino-acid sequence is METYFRITSYALVATAFLALALTGQLDGASMILYAAAIGASFVRDHRRRNDEDHQGVAVSRWRMWAWRGLVALYLPFLFFDAAVLTNRVLALVHLALFASAMKLLQAKRDRDWVFLYVIAFFMMLLSAGLTFNATFVASLVLFLFFFVSSLAAFEVRRAQREIEASQDEIIAPIKALKRRAGGEVTTSPRRRVRYLLGASFAQVAIVAVLTLPFFFMIPRFGGGITQGFSETPATGFSNTVELGQVARIKKSQQVVMRVQLDRNPGRYLRWRGVALDQYENNTWKVGGAMNRVQTWDNIKNSGATESAAPLEWTYPLEKTAPPRETLPEQKIILEPLDTPTLFAAQKALYLRGPMSSLHRDSYTGALWTGGAFKRRIVYSVWSDLSLPSEQELRAETLTDLPDDMKRMYVLPWLQLPRKLDLRIRQEAHRVVHEAGAVTPFDKAKAIETYLKTRFGYTLDLKINSEDPLAEFLFDVREGHCEYFASAMVVMLRTLGIPARIVNGFQMGEYNDVNRMFTVRESDAHSWVEVYFPHAGTWVEFDPTPAAGINDYSQGGLLARFRKYMDAMEVFWLDYIVTLDSDEQASIIVGLQRRLAAVKDRMMAYYNSAKQWTRQALSFVMARDWQTVDWLKLAALLLLVLMGGGTLYVLRHMKQWSLAPTGYGPWWHRWFILPTWKHRRRARGDGRECAVMFYEQMLAIANRAGLRKPADQTPMEFASTSGSEAISEITRLYNRVRFGGAALDETESRRVSELLGELKRHLRKAGSRKGRNE
- a CDS encoding DUF58 domain-containing protein; the encoded protein is MNRQAWRDFFITVFFLGVAFLVALLSSVAADQRNTQLATIAAAVSLVLALLGALYIIPRLARNVRLEILRFAIRTTVTVEGLLFIVFLVIIGFAAWNTGNNLLYLILSAMLAFLIAANLIGRVSLAGVAVQLRFPDHIYAGESASISVTLLNHKRVLPSFSVLVEALSEPREARDVTARRRGDADKGDAATRRRGDAEKEEKDGLASDDKVKLAASLRPRVAASFLPPALLEIGKLAYFVLVPAGASGRHRIERTFARRGRYPITGFRLATKFPAGFFKKWRRIDARGELIVYPKPQPLSDFYHSLPMLAGRIESRARGSGDDLYAIRRYQTSDHQRNIDWKATAKAQQMMVREHTREDEWRLTIVFDTMAPPDLAALRTNEPDKKSQDNGTAEPDEERQRLAAAFQEKFERAIVEAASFANHFILERAEVELITPEERYNVGSGAGYEQLYKILRVLATLQPTVYAVETEEAAEAAPAPRRLFKRRPRAVAASAGEAAAMPRAAGQISWRLLDELPVLGDERRFKVLITSAAKGTIPAHIWRSAHVVFMDDL
- a CDS encoding cyclase family protein, which translates into the protein MKIFDVTVPISKDMPVYPGDPAVKIERKATIDKKEAKYNLSRYSFNSHVGTHVDAPFHFIADGKTVDQLPLEILIGRTRVVEVTAPRIDEAALKEFTFTADARVLFKTRNSYLWSQPRFVEDYVYITPGAARALVNEGIKLVGIDYLSVEQYGSDTFETHLTLLGAGTLIIEGLDLREVEPGDYEMICLPMKIQGGDGSPARVILRQ